A single genomic interval of Helicoverpa armigera isolate CAAS_96S chromosome 22, ASM3070526v1, whole genome shotgun sequence harbors:
- the LOC110380053 gene encoding uncharacterized protein LOC110380053 produces the protein MSPPKQPCSLFQLCVKSSISLINSACYVIEKTYPENKFHECEREAFDLKCQLMLMLPARLFDVLCSERTCCQYRGDPRIQLQVLTHPNMTVFRKCDLDNSIPQRFWIATLSTFSRLVVLDLKFICTDEILEVIGESCPLLEEINIVSRVDICKSLFNASVLIRNVSDAGLCFVTNLKHLRILAMDPPRNERANRIGRCVSQAGITLLVNELPYLEELRIESCDIGSTLISSVLDIGPLSLRKMNCHFASAAGIRKLIKICPFLRELSVTHLSEHNKDAILEQISVSDLRLNRLDLSFFSYSDSMQQLLSVKGSYLTHFSLWEIDHSLTLDAVISLGRCCPNLNTLCLMTQSKCLVIPRYFRRPNKIFSELRNLTIGNENFSIDQMLTFFVECTDNLQKLVLKYQTKTNIDDTLLHLIEKGHLKNISYLWLDCTLEVSKNVVKRVIQMCERLQMFTVDFSEEMTDIHKYINENNLDLKLGSY, from the exons ATGTCGCCTCCAAAGCAGCCCTGTAGTCTTTTTCAGTTGTGTGTTAAAAGTTCCATTAGTCTTATTAATTCAGCTTGTTATGTTATTGAAAAGACGTATCCCGAGAATAAATTCCACGAGTGTGAGAGGGAGGCGTTTGATTTAAAATGCCAATTAATGTTGATGCTGCCAGCCAG GTTATTCGATGTCCTCTGTTCTGAAAGAACATGCTGCCAGTATCGCGGCGACCCTCGCATTCAGCTGCAAGTCCTGACGCACCCCAACATGACCGTCTTCCGCAAATGCGACCTCGATAACAGCATACCCCAGCGGTTCTGGATCGCCACACTCTCCACCTTCAGCCGCTTAGTCGTTCTCGATCTCAAATTCATTTGCACCGACGAGATACTCGAGGTCATCGGTGAAAGTTGTCCCTTACTTGAAGAAATCAATATTGTCTCTAGAGTAGACATCTGCAAATCCCTCTTTAATGCTTCCGTTTTGATTAGGAACGTCTCAGATGCTGGGCTTTGTTTCGTCAcgaatttaaaacatttgagAATCTTGGCAATGGACCCTCCCAGAAATGAACGCGCGAATCGTATCGGGCGTTGTGTCTCGCAAGCTGGTATCACCCTATTGGTCAACGAGCTTCCTTACCTGGAGGAGCTACGGATTGAGTCCTGCGACATCGGGTCTACGTTGATCAGTAGTGTCTTGGATATAGGGCCCTTAAGTCTCAGAAAAATGAATTGTCATTTCGCATCAGCAGCGGGTAttaggaaattaattaaaatatgtccATTCTTAAGGGAATTGTCAGTAACACATTTATCAGAACATAATAAAGATGCGATTTTAGAACAGATTTCAGTGAGTGACTTGAGATTGAATAGGCTGgatctttctttcttttcgtaCTCGGATTCTATGCAGCAGCTTCTTTCAGTGAAGGGCAGCTACCTCACACACTTCTCCCTGTGGGAGATAGATCACTCGTTAACTCTGGACGCGGTCATCTCGCTCGGACGGTGTTGCCCGAACTTGAATACCCTCTGTTTAATGACTCAGTCGAAGTGTTTGGTCATTCCCAGGTATTTTCGGCgaccaaacaaaatattctcaGAACTCAGGAATTTGACAATAGGTAATGAAAATTTTTCTATAGATCAAATGTTGACCTTTTTCGTAGAATGTACAGATAATTTGCAAAAACTAGTTTTGAAATATCAAACTAAGACTAATATAGATGACACATTATTGCATTTAATAGAAAAAGGACATTTGAAGAATATTAGCTATTTGTGGTTGGACTGCACTTTGGAAGTTTCAAAGAATGTGGTAAAAAGAGTAATACAAATGTGTGAAAGGCTTCAAATGTTCACAGTTGACTTTTCAGAGGAGATGACAGACATTCACAAGTACATAAACGAAAACAATTTGGATTTGAAGCTCGGTAGTTATTAG
- the LOC110380054 gene encoding histone deacetylase 3, with protein sequence MTQHKVAYFYNADVGNFHYGPGHPMKPHRLSVTHSLVLNYGLHKKMQIYKPYRASAHDMCRFHSEDYIEFLQNVTPQNIQSYSKDLLHYNVGDDCPVFEGLFDFCSMYTGASLEGAMKLNNNACDIAINWSGGLHHAKKFEPSGFCYVNDIVIAILELLKYHPRVLYIDIDVHHGDGVQEAFYLTDRVMTVSFHKYGNYFFPGTGDMYEIGAESGRYYSVNVPLKEGIDDQSYVQVFKPVISNVMEFYRPTAIVLQCGADSLAGDRLGCFSLSTRGHGECVKFVKNLNVPTLVVGGGGYTLRNVARCWTYETSLLVDENISNELPYTEYLEFFAPDFQLHPEINSTNNANSKQYLEAISKHVYDNLKMCQHSPAVQMTHVPGDFFPEEYRIKEEPDPDVRISQEEADKIVEPKNEFYEDEKDNDKEPPVENKEP encoded by the exons ATGACTCAACATAAAGTAGCTTATTTTTACAATGCCGACGTGGGGAACTTCCACTACGGGCCTGGACACCCGATGAAACCCCACAGGCTTTCTGTGACGCATAGCTTGGTGCTTAACTATGGGCTTCATAAAAAGATGCAGATATACAAACCTTATAGAGCCAGTGCTCATGATATGTGTCGCTTCCACAGCGAGGATTATATAGAGTTCTTGCAAAATGTGACACCTCAGAATATACAAA GTTACTCTAAAGACCTTCTTCACTACAATGTTGGAGACGATTGTCCAGTCTTCGAAGGTCTGTTTGACTTCTGTTCAATGTACACGGGAGCCTCTCTGGAAGGAGCCATGAAGCTCAACAACAATGCCTGCGATATTGCTATCAACTGGTCTGGAGGGCTACATCATGCTAAGAAGTTTGAACCTTCAG GTTTCTGCTACGTAAATGACATAGTCATAGCTATTCTAGAGCTGCTAAAGTACCATCCTCGAGTGCTATACATAGACATTGACGTTCACCACGGTGACGGTGTTCAGGAAGCGTTCTACCTGACGGACAGAGTCATGACAGTGAGCTTCCACAAGTACGGCAACTACTTCTTCCCTGGGACTGGGGATATGTATGAAATTGGAGCTGAAAGTGGGAGATATTACTCGGTTAATGTACCGTTGAAAGAAGGAATTGATGACCAAAGTTATGTGCAG GTATTCAAACCAGTAATATCGAACGTGATGGAGTTCTACCGGCCGACAGCCATAGTGCTACAATGCGGTGCCGACTCGTTAGCTGGAGACAGACTGGGGTGCTTCTCCCTATCAACACGAGGGCATGGCGAGTGTGTTAAGTTTGTTAAGAACTTGAATGTGCCCACTTTGGTTGTGGGAGGAGGAGG ctaCACATTAAGAAACGTGGCGCGGTGTTGGACGTACGAGACGTCTCTTCTGGTGGACGAGAACATATCCAATGAACTGCCCTACACAGAATACCTGGAGTTCTTCGCGCCCGACTTCCAATTGCATCCAGAAATTAACAg CACAAACAATGCAAACAGCAAGCAGTACCTGGAAGCTATTTCAAAACATGTGTACGACAATCTCAAGATGTGTCAGCACTCGCCCGCCGTGCAGATGACACATGTCCCAG GCGACTTCTTCCCTGAGGAATACAGAATAAAAGAAGAACCGGACCCAGACGTGAGAATCAGCCAAGAGGAGGCTGACAAGATAGTAGAACCCAAGAACGAATTCTATGAAGACGAGAAGGACAATGATAAGGAACCACCAGTCGAGAACAAGGAGCCATAG
- the LOC135118480 gene encoding uncharacterized protein LOC135118480, producing MTQLGGVVTLGELLDEHAEAEEENVILERVKVLAQEHLPDGWTNWEVTTATKEEVFGEKVDPNILNKLVVALPTVGLVRAFIPEADHLSEKRYREIRHKILDWAFTRALIIGPPAISNRIRGSAARTEYVKQSVAALMPLLHTRAETDKILSGCLSETEETSQKRRSTSRVKEPATRRPRLESPPFSTGTSLQEERFCALEQKMEMLLEMVTQSRGRNKDSDSDSDKENDFSDGEEEVSSDASDAPSWKAPTWGPYPNEQHERNEKELEFRPTTKEADPLVPEPSSQAKKEGIECQRLGTDSWNRIRYKDVEKHLHAASPFSPLKVNTELGTLASRLSPWVTRQEGILGTITHGLLLQRKALADGLNAIIKKCPDISTDLRRLVEAEGSKFKLVSDQLLQYVCANRAETIEVRRKTFRPKNDVLTSALNNIPPSPTHLFDEKLFSAFIKDNGGTSGIIASSNLNKKETIHSFRKNSFRKASSHASKSKQPTGRGHSSAATTTTSTRSANYRRSGNSKAPNKHPDRHGKDKKLQRGRKY from the coding sequence ATGACCCAGCTTGGAGGAGTGGTGACTCTGGGTGAACTTTTGGACGAGCATGCCGAAGCGGAGGAAGAGAACGTGATCTTGGAACGGGTGAAAGTTTTGGCTCAAGAGCATCTCCCCGATGGTTGGACGAACTGGGAGGTGACCACGGCAACGAAAGAGGAAGTCTTTGGGGAGAAAGTCGACCCAAATATACTAAACAAACTCGTAGTTGCTTTGCCTACCGTAGGGTTAGTTCGTGCCTTTATACCGGAGGCGGATCACCTGTCCGAAAAAAGGTATAGGGAAATTCGGCACAAGATACTAGACTGGGCATTTACACGTGCCCTTATTATAGGACCTCCTGCCATCTCCAACCGCATCCGCGGATCTGCGGCGCGCACGGAATACGTGAAACAGTCGGTTGCTGCGCTTATGCCTCTTCTCCACACAAGAGCGGAGACAGATAAAATACTCTCAGGCTGTCTTTCGGAGACAGAAGAGACCAGTCAAAAGAGGAGGTCGACGTCTCGGGTCAAAGAGCCCGCGACACGTCGACCTAGGCTTGAGTCTCCGCCGTTCTCTACTGGGACGTCACTTCAGGAAGAAAGGTTTTGTGCATTAGAGCAGAAAATGGAAATGCTCCTGGAGATGGTCACTCAAAGCAGAGGCAGAAACAAAGATTCGGACTCTGATTCTGACAAGGAAAACGATTTTTCCGATGGCGAGGAAGAAGTAAGTTCGGACGCCTCGGACGCCCCATCGTGGAAAGCCCCTACCTGGGGCCCATATCCAAACGAGCAACACGAGCGAAACGAAAAGGAGCTTGAGTTTCGACCCACGACTAAAGAAGCAGATCCTCTTGTTCCGGAGCCGTCGTCGCAAGCCAAAAAGGAAGGCATTGAATGTCAAAGACTGGGCACTGATAGCTGGAATCGCATCAGATACAAGGACGTAGAGAAGCACTTACACGCCGCTTCGCCATTTAGCCCGCTAAAAGTAAATACAGAACTGGGTACTTTAGCCTCGCGGCTCTCTCCGTGGGTGACGAGGCAAGAAGGAATTCTAGGCACAATCACACACGGATTGTTGCTCCAGCGCAAGGCGCTAGCAGACGGGCTCAATGCCATAATTAAAAAATGCCCAGACATCAGCACGGACTTGAGACGGTTGGTGGAGGCAGAGGGCTCTAAGTTCAAATTAGTGTCAGATCAACTGCTACAATATGTTTGCGCTAATAGGGCTGAAACCATTGAGGTTCGTAGAAAAACTTTCAGGCCTAAAAATGACGTCCTCACCAGCGCCCTCAACAACATACCTCCTTCGCCAACCCACCTGTTTGATGAAAAACTATTTAGCGCGTTTATTAAAGACAACGGTGGCACATCGGGAATTATTGCCtcatctaatttaaataaaaaagaaactattcATTCGTTTCGGAAGAACTCATTTCGCAAAGCATCTTCGCATGCTTCCAAAAGCAAACAACCGACTGGTCGCGGTCACTCTTCAGCAGCGACCACCACCACGTCTACTCGCAGTGCAAACTACCGCCGAAGCGGAAACTCTAAGGCACCAAATAAGCATCCCGATCGACACGGAAAGGATAAGAAATTACAAAGAGGTCGTAAGTACTGA